A section of the Metabacillus endolithicus genome encodes:
- a CDS encoding ABC transporter permease codes for MKLFKDPLFLIGFIFIAGLLLTSFIYTAVVDNEVYQIYHIYDENKELVDSAPIAPRKESWLGTDKLGYDMLSKVLIGAKFTVLAALLIALLRLALSIPLGLMLGAYFSRGQKYINSVVDAFHFIPLTIIALYLLTPVLRQQPEGFVYSFMERMTIEVVVLTILTVPILAVLIGNETRELFKSEYVISSKTLGGSKLHILMKHIIPSLKDRFFILFGQQLVQTLIVMAHLGIFNLYFGGTIISNDRLASDPPRSFTNEWSGLIGGSKQFIQWAPWIPLTPIICFALTILAVTFMVEGFSRVTTGRPVYFKKKRTRTSSIQKQQPTKKEQFELLDKSM; via the coding sequence ATGAAGCTTTTTAAAGATCCTCTCTTTTTAATTGGTTTTATTTTTATCGCAGGATTGTTACTTACTAGCTTTATTTATACAGCAGTTGTTGATAACGAGGTTTATCAAATTTATCATATTTATGATGAAAATAAGGAATTAGTTGACTCTGCTCCTATTGCACCACGTAAGGAATCATGGCTGGGAACGGATAAGCTTGGTTATGACATGCTAAGTAAGGTGTTAATTGGGGCAAAGTTTACGGTTTTAGCTGCTCTTCTTATTGCCTTGTTACGATTGGCTTTATCGATTCCACTAGGGTTGATGCTTGGAGCCTATTTTTCAAGAGGACAAAAATATATAAATAGTGTAGTAGATGCTTTTCACTTTATTCCACTAACGATTATTGCTCTTTATTTATTAACTCCTGTTCTTAGACAGCAGCCTGAGGGCTTTGTTTATTCATTTATGGAAAGAATGACAATTGAAGTAGTAGTCCTCACTATTCTAACTGTCCCGATCTTAGCTGTTTTAATAGGAAATGAGACAAGGGAGTTATTTAAATCAGAATACGTGATAAGCTCCAAAACATTGGGAGGATCAAAGCTGCATATTTTGATGAAGCATATTATCCCAAGCCTGAAGGATCGATTTTTTATCCTGTTCGGTCAGCAATTAGTTCAAACATTAATCGTCATGGCTCATTTAGGAATCTTTAATCTTTACTTTGGTGGGACAATTATTTCTAACGACCGGCTAGCAAGTGACCCTCCCCGGTCATTTACAAATGAATGGTCTGGTTTAATCGGAGGATCGAAACAGTTTATTCAATGGGCACCATGGATTCCGCTAACACCGATTATCTGCTTTGCTTTAACAATCTTAGCTGTCACATTTATGGTCGAGGGATTTTCTAGAGTGACTACTGGTCGTCCAGTTTATTTTAAAAAGAAGAGAACAAGAACATCTTCAATACAAAAACAACAACCTACTAAAAAAGAACAATTTGAACTTTTGGATAAATCAATGTAA
- a CDS encoding ABC transporter permease subunit, which produces MKKLGAISLQFIAACVGIIIFGALPSLFIAQGTGESHIGLFIDTLASIINSLIHFNEITFEIKGVEYQVYKYIFEGAFYSLTLIICALLLAYIIAILLTFLTMQFPKWLREKIKLAILFFESLPDILVILLLQLLIIMFYKKTDILLMKVVTVGDSQAYLLPIICLAILPTIQLYRMTIHLYEEELLKDYVLLTRAKGIHHTIILWKHILRNTIVSLFFHLKQTIWFMLSTLVVVELLFNVFGITYYLTTYMIPEVFTFILLFLFVPIFVFYHLVKIIIEKTVKGGEALT; this is translated from the coding sequence GTGAAGAAGCTAGGGGCAATTAGTTTGCAGTTTATTGCTGCATGTGTGGGGATTATTATTTTTGGAGCACTACCTTCCTTGTTTATAGCGCAGGGTACAGGGGAAAGTCATATTGGGCTGTTTATAGACACACTTGCTAGTATTATCAACAGCCTCATTCATTTTAACGAGATAACCTTTGAGATTAAAGGGGTTGAGTATCAGGTTTACAAATACATATTTGAGGGAGCCTTTTATTCGTTAACCCTTATTATATGTGCGCTCTTATTGGCTTATATCATTGCTATTCTACTAACATTTTTAACGATGCAGTTTCCAAAATGGCTTCGGGAAAAAATAAAGCTAGCTATTCTCTTTTTTGAATCATTGCCAGATATATTAGTAATTTTGCTGCTTCAGCTATTAATTATTATGTTTTATAAAAAAACAGATATTTTACTGATGAAGGTCGTCACAGTTGGAGACAGTCAAGCATATTTGCTTCCCATTATTTGTTTGGCGATTCTGCCAACGATTCAGTTATATCGAATGACCATCCATCTTTATGAAGAAGAATTATTAAAGGATTATGTTCTTTTAACTAGGGCAAAGGGAATTCACCATACAATTATTTTGTGGAAGCACATCTTGCGAAATACGATTGTTTCTCTTTTCTTCCATTTGAAGCAAACAATATGGTTTATGCTTTCAACATTAGTCGTTGTTGAACTCCTATTTAATGTGTTTGGAATTACCTATTATTTAACAACGTATATGATACCAGAAGTGTTTACATTTATTCTTCTCTTTTTATTTGTCCCAATTTTTGTTTTTTATCATCTGGTGAAAATCATCATTGAAAAAACGGTAAAGGGAGGGGAAGCTTTGACATGA
- the nfsA gene encoding oxygen-insensitive NADPH nitroreductase — MNEVIKTIQNHRSIRKFEDKLLSDEQIKTIVESAQAASTSSYVQAYSIIGVKDPDKKKKLAELAGGQDYVAENGHFFVFCADLYRHQLLSEKHEQDTSQVLESTEKFMVAVIDATLAAQNAVLAAESMGLGAVYIGGLRNNLDEVCKLLKTPPLVLPLFGVAVGYPAQMPDQKQRLPFQHIYHEDEYEQNKVNYMDQLEKYDEDISQYYEQRTNGKRKDTWTGQMAGLLARPSRMYMKEFVEGKGLNKR, encoded by the coding sequence ATGAACGAAGTGATTAAAACAATCCAAAACCACCGATCCATTCGTAAATTTGAAGATAAGCTATTATCAGATGAACAAATTAAAACAATTGTCGAAAGTGCTCAAGCAGCTTCAACGTCAAGTTATGTACAGGCCTATTCAATTATTGGGGTTAAGGATCCTGACAAAAAGAAAAAGTTAGCTGAACTAGCAGGCGGGCAAGATTATGTTGCAGAAAACGGACATTTCTTTGTGTTTTGTGCAGATTTATACAGACATCAATTACTATCCGAAAAACATGAACAAGATACAAGTCAAGTATTAGAAAGTACAGAGAAATTCATGGTGGCGGTTATTGACGCAACTCTTGCTGCGCAAAATGCTGTGCTTGCAGCGGAATCAATGGGACTTGGTGCTGTTTATATAGGTGGACTTAGAAATAACTTAGATGAAGTTTGTAAGCTTTTAAAAACCCCACCTCTAGTCTTACCTCTTTTCGGTGTTGCCGTAGGTTACCCAGCTCAAATGCCAGATCAAAAGCAGAGGTTACCATTTCAACATATTTACCATGAAGATGAGTATGAGCAAAACAAAGTAAACTACATGGATCAGCTTGAAAAATATGATGAAGACATCTCACAATATTACGAGCAGAGAACAAATGGCAAAAGAAAAGATACATGGACAGGTCAAATGGCTGGCTTATTAGCAAGACCTTCAAGAATGTATATGAAAGAGTTTGTAGAAGGTAAGGGACTTAATAAAAGATAA
- a CDS encoding spore morphogenesis/germination protein YwcE: MDVFFAYLLIGTATPIFLWLENRKIALLQIPLIVLMWTTLILYMYADFGAGHLIFGSIFVINIIAAHLTVLYVLYTSKLPEFLQSRTDEGYTH, from the coding sequence ATGGATGTATTTTTCGCTTATTTATTAATTGGAACAGCTACACCTATCTTTTTATGGCTTGAAAATAGAAAAATTGCTCTTTTACAAATCCCACTGATTGTTTTAATGTGGACTACGTTAATTCTATATATGTATGCTGATTTTGGAGCAGGACATCTAATATTTGGATCGATTTTTGTGATTAATATTATCGCTGCTCACTTAACAGTTCTTTATGTTCTTTATACTTCTAAACTGCCTGAGTTTTTACAAAGCAGAACAGACGAAGGCTATACACATTAA
- the qoxD gene encoding cytochrome aa3 quinol oxidase subunit IV yields MSELFPMKQVMGFVFSLVLTLVALGVYFFDMSFTVGMTVLLVTAFIQAGLQLVVFMHAGETEDKAAIYTNVYYGVIIALVTIFGTLLAMVWDMH; encoded by the coding sequence ATGAGTGAATTATTCCCGATGAAACAAGTGATGGGTTTTGTCTTTTCACTAGTCCTTACTTTAGTAGCACTGGGTGTTTACTTCTTCGATATGTCATTTACAGTAGGGATGACAGTCCTGTTAGTAACAGCATTTATACAGGCTGGACTTCAGTTAGTGGTATTTATGCACGCAGGTGAAACTGAGGACAAAGCAGCGATCTATACAAATGTATACTATGGAGTAATTATTGCATTAGTAACAATCTTTGGTACTTTGTTAGCAATGGTTTGGGATATGCATTAA
- the qoxC gene encoding cytochrome aa3 quinol oxidase subunit III produces the protein MKIDNSLPLEYSTEENRLKIFGFWIFLGAEIMLFATLFATYFTLYNRTGTGPDGAEIFVITPVILETFLLLTSSFTIGLGIHAMRLGRQKAMINFFAITLLLGLGFLGIEIYEFIHYAHEGAGIGESAFTSILLTTLGTHGAHVTVGLFWGLFIIMQVKKRGLTPETANKSFIFSLYWHFLDVVWIFIFSFIYLKGMM, from the coding sequence ATGAAAATTGATAACTCGCTACCACTTGAATATAGTACAGAAGAAAATCGTTTAAAGATCTTTGGATTTTGGATTTTTCTAGGTGCGGAAATCATGCTTTTCGCAACACTTTTCGCTACCTATTTCACATTATATAATCGCACAGGAACAGGTCCTGACGGAGCCGAAATCTTCGTTATTACACCTGTTATCCTTGAAACATTCTTACTTTTAACAAGTAGTTTCACAATTGGTTTAGGTATTCATGCGATGCGTCTTGGTAGACAAAAAGCAATGATAAATTTCTTTGCTATTACACTTCTTCTTGGATTAGGATTCTTAGGTATCGAGATCTATGAATTTATCCACTATGCACATGAAGGAGCAGGCATTGGGGAAAGTGCCTTTACGTCGATTTTATTAACGACTTTAGGTACTCACGGAGCCCACGTAACGGTAGGTTTATTCTGGGGATTATTTATCATCATGCAAGTGAAAAAGCGTGGATTAACTCCAGAAACAGCTAACAAGTCATTTATTTTCAGTTTATACTGGCACTTCCTAGATGTTGTTTGGATCTTTATCTTCAGCTTCATCTATTTGAAAGGAATGATGTAA
- the qoxB gene encoding cytochrome aa3 quinol oxidase subunit I, whose product MDFFDRFAVPHPSFAIYASMVAIGLTTIAIIAGLTYFKKWGYLWREWITTVDHKRIGIMYLISALVMLFRGGVDGIMLRAQLAVPDNTLLDSQHYNEIFTTHGVVMILFMAMPFIMFFMNLVVPLQIGARDVAFPRLNALSFWLFFMGAMLFNISFVVGGSPDAGWTSYFPLASEEFSKSVGTNYYMIAIQIAGIGTLMTGINFITTIMKMRAPGMTLMKMPMFTWSALIANLIIVFAFPVLTVALAMGTMDRLFGTHFFTLDNGGMDMLWANLFWVWGHPEVYILILPAFGLYSEIISTFSGRNLYGYKSMVWSMVLISLLSFLVWAHHFFTMGQGAFTNSIFSITTMIIAVPTGVKIFNWLLTLRKGKIRMTTPMLYSMLFIPLFTLGGVTGVMLAMSAADYQYHNTMFLVAHFHNVIIPGVVFAMLAGLTYYWPKMFGFMLNERLGKWTAWLLSIGFVLAFIPMYITGLDGQVRRSFTYSESTGFGPLNMVSFVGAGIMAIGFVLIVYNIYYSIRYASRDISADPWDARTLEWPTHTPVPEYNFAIVPEVKSSEPFWDAKKHDHKLFKGEIEKIHMPNNSGMPFLMSCVFFVWGFSLIFSLWIPAIITTIGIFIFMTLRSFEKDHGRYIPVKEIEETESELRGA is encoded by the coding sequence ATGGATTTCTTTGATCGTTTTGCCGTACCTCATCCAAGCTTTGCAATCTATGCTTCGATGGTAGCCATTGGTTTAACTACGATCGCTATCATTGCTGGATTAACGTACTTTAAAAAATGGGGTTATTTATGGCGTGAATGGATAACAACAGTTGACCATAAACGAATCGGTATTATGTATTTAATTTCCGCGTTAGTTATGTTATTCCGTGGTGGTGTGGACGGAATTATGCTTCGTGCACAGCTAGCGGTTCCTGATAATACGTTACTCGATTCACAGCATTATAATGAGATCTTCACAACACACGGGGTTGTTATGATCCTATTCATGGCGATGCCATTTATCATGTTCTTCATGAACTTGGTTGTTCCACTGCAAATTGGAGCACGTGATGTTGCATTCCCACGTCTTAATGCTTTAAGCTTCTGGTTATTCTTTATGGGAGCTATGTTATTTAATATTTCATTCGTTGTTGGTGGATCACCTGACGCAGGGTGGACTTCATATTTCCCACTGGCAAGTGAAGAATTTAGTAAATCTGTAGGTACCAACTATTATATGATCGCGATACAGATTGCCGGGATAGGGACCCTGATGACGGGTATTAACTTTATCACGACGATTATGAAAATGAGAGCACCTGGTATGACATTAATGAAAATGCCAATGTTCACATGGTCAGCTCTTATTGCAAACTTAATCATTGTTTTCGCATTCCCTGTGTTAACTGTAGCACTTGCAATGGGAACAATGGATCGTCTATTTGGCACACATTTCTTTACTCTTGATAACGGTGGTATGGATATGCTTTGGGCCAACCTGTTCTGGGTTTGGGGACATCCTGAAGTTTATATCTTGATTTTACCGGCATTTGGTCTTTACAGTGAGATTATCTCAACATTCTCAGGACGTAACCTATATGGCTATAAATCAATGGTTTGGTCTATGGTATTAATTTCACTTTTATCTTTCTTAGTATGGGCGCATCACTTCTTCACAATGGGTCAAGGTGCCTTTACAAACAGCATTTTCTCTATTACAACGATGATCATTGCTGTGCCAACTGGTGTTAAAATCTTTAACTGGCTGCTTACGCTCAGAAAAGGTAAAATTCGTATGACAACACCAATGCTTTATTCAATGCTTTTCATTCCACTATTCACATTAGGTGGAGTAACTGGGGTTATGCTTGCGATGTCTGCAGCTGACTATCAGTATCATAATACAATGTTCTTAGTTGCTCACTTCCACAATGTTATTATTCCAGGTGTAGTATTTGCTATGCTTGCTGGATTAACTTACTATTGGCCAAAAATGTTTGGTTTTATGTTGAACGAAAGACTTGGGAAATGGACAGCATGGTTGCTTTCAATCGGATTTGTTCTAGCATTTATCCCAATGTATATTACAGGTTTAGATGGTCAAGTACGTCGTAGCTTCACGTATTCAGAATCTACTGGATTTGGACCACTTAATATGGTTTCATTTGTGGGTGCGGGGATTATGGCAATTGGTTTTGTGTTAATCGTTTATAACATTTACTACAGCATTCGTTATGCATCAAGAGATATTAGTGCAGATCCATGGGATGCACGCACACTAGAGTGGCCTACACACACTCCAGTTCCAGAATACAACTTCGCAATTGTTCCAGAAGTAAAATCTAGCGAACCATTCTGGGATGCGAAAAAACATGATCACAAGCTATTTAAAGGTGAAATTGAAAAAATTCATATGCCGAATAACAGTGGAATGCCATTCCTAATGAGTTGTGTGTTCTTTGTATGGGGCTTCTCACTAATCTTTAGCCTATGGATTCCAGCAATTATTACTACAATCGGAATCTTTATCTTTATGACACTACGTTCTTTCGAAAAAGATCATGGTCGTTATATTCCTGTTAAAGAAATTGAAGAAACTGAATCAGAATTGCGAGGTGCTTAA
- the qoxA gene encoding cytochrome aa3 quinol oxidase subunit II, with protein sequence MKLKWTLFTVMVSIAALLSGCEPLLVLDPKGPQAERLASDILLSMGIMLFIVLVVLGLLAYMLVKYRASNMPDDYEPPHIHGNVWVEAICVGVPIIIVAYLSFVSVQSNYIVEAQPEGYEDKEPLVVYASSSNWKWHFSYPEENIETVNYLYVPTDRPLEFKLYSHGPITSFWIPQLGGQKYAMNDHITTLHLAADHAGEFLGRNSNFSGEGFADNTFNVTAMSQTEFDEWVDEVKETAEPLTETEFEELLEPGHLGQLTYTGTHLEFAPPNHGHHSEEGSESEHEGHEAETTETDSHEEDHSEHSNH encoded by the coding sequence ATGAAATTAAAATGGACTTTGTTCACAGTTATGGTTTCCATTGCCGCATTGTTATCAGGATGTGAGCCGTTACTGGTTTTAGATCCTAAAGGACCACAGGCAGAAAGACTAGCAAGTGACATCTTATTATCTATGGGAATTATGTTGTTTATTGTTCTTGTTGTTCTTGGACTATTAGCTTATATGTTAGTGAAATATCGTGCTTCTAACATGCCTGATGATTATGAGCCGCCACACATTCATGGAAATGTATGGGTTGAAGCGATTTGTGTAGGTGTACCAATTATTATTGTTGCTTATCTTTCTTTTGTGTCAGTGCAAAGTAACTATATTGTTGAAGCACAGCCTGAAGGATATGAAGATAAAGAGCCTTTAGTTGTTTATGCTTCATCTTCTAACTGGAAATGGCATTTTAGTTATCCAGAAGAAAATATTGAAACAGTGAACTATTTATATGTACCAACAGATCGTCCACTAGAATTTAAATTATATTCACATGGACCAATTACAAGTTTCTGGATTCCACAGCTTGGTGGACAAAAGTATGCGATGAATGATCACATTACAACACTTCATCTTGCAGCAGATCATGCTGGTGAATTTTTAGGAAGAAACTCAAACTTTAGTGGTGAAGGATTTGCTGATAATACGTTTAACGTAACGGCTATGTCTCAAACTGAATTTGATGAGTGGGTGGACGAAGTAAAAGAAACAGCTGAACCACTTACTGAAACAGAATTTGAAGAGTTATTAGAGCCAGGTCATCTTGGTCAATTAACTTATACGGGAACTCATTTAGAGTTTGCTCCACCAAATCACGGTCATCACAGTGAAGAAGGTTCAGAGTCTGAACATGAAGGACATGAAGCAGAAACAACTGAAACTGACTCACACGAAGAGGACCATTCAGAACACAGTAATCATTAA
- a CDS encoding SRPBCC family protein gives MPIIKTDMFIYAPRDICFDVARDIDIHTQSTSQTNERAIGGVTSGLIELNETVTWEAVHFGIKQNLTVRITEFDFPNRFVDEMEKGAFKRFYHVHEFIEKPNGTLMLDTFDYTSPFGFMGKIADRLFLEQYMREFLVTRNRYIKKVAEERVG, from the coding sequence GTGCCAATCATTAAGACAGATATGTTTATTTATGCCCCTCGTGACATTTGCTTTGATGTTGCGCGAGATATTGATATTCATACCCAATCCACAAGTCAAACAAATGAACGTGCGATTGGTGGTGTAACAAGTGGACTAATCGAATTAAATGAAACGGTCACATGGGAAGCTGTCCACTTTGGAATCAAACAAAACCTAACTGTCCGGATTACGGAATTTGATTTCCCAAACCGATTTGTTGACGAAATGGAAAAAGGAGCCTTCAAACGCTTCTACCACGTCCACGAATTCATCGAAAAACCAAACGGCACACTCATGCTCGACACATTCGACTACACCTCTCCATTTGGATTCATGGGAAAGATCGCGGACCGACTGTTTTTAGAACAGTATATGAGGGAATTCTTGGTAACGAGGAATCGATATATTAAAAAGGTTGCTGAGGAGAGAGTTGGATGA
- a CDS encoding VOC family protein: MSRKIGHITILVSDYDEAIDYYVNKLGFVLLTDNSFGEGMRWVTVAPSPECGTAIVFVEADNDEKKTRVGSQAAEHVFMVIETNDCLREYHIMKEKGVRFLGEIFKKCPGELRLSLKISMETVLTCYR; encoded by the coding sequence ATGAGCCGTAAAATTGGACATATCACAATCCTTGTTTCAGATTATGATGAAGCAATTGATTATTATGTAAATAAGCTCGGGTTTGTTTTGCTTACTGACAACTCATTTGGGGAAGGCATGCGCTGGGTAACAGTTGCTCCTTCCCCTGAATGCGGAACGGCAATTGTATTTGTAGAAGCCGATAATGATGAGAAAAAAACACGCGTAGGTTCACAAGCTGCTGAACATGTATTTATGGTTATTGAAACAAATGACTGTTTGCGTGAATATCATATAATGAAAGAAAAAGGAGTTCGCTTTTTAGGTGAAATTTTCAAGAAATGCCCTGGGGAACTGAGGTTATCTTTGAAGATCTCTATGGAAACCGTTTTGACCTGTTACAGGTGA